The genomic window ATCTGTAGGTTCTGCAACCTCCCCGTTAACATGTTTACCACCTTTGTCAGTGATGGCCGATTCTTCGGGTTCCACTGGATACACCATAGTGCCACAATAGTCAGCTGCCTCATCTTTTCTTTGTCTTCTGCTGTCATTTCCAAAGTAAGCTCACATTCATGCTCATTGGTTATTTTCTCATAAATCCACTCTGGGAGGTACACCTCATTCTGGCTCTCAACACTTGGGTCTGAGTTCCTCCTTCCACTCACCATTTCCAACACCAGCATGCCGAAACTGTACACGTCAGACTTGTACGACACCCCTCCAAAGTTCCGAGAGTATAATTCTGGTGCGATGTATCCCATGGTGCCTCTGGCTGCAGTCAAGGTGACGATGCTCTGGTCCCTTGCACACAGCTTTGCAAGGCCAAAGTCTGAGATCTTTGGGTTGAAGTTGTAGTCCAGCAGGATGTTGTGAGGCTTGATGTCAAAGTGGAGAATGCGCTGGTTGCAGCCTTGATGCAGGTATTCCATTCCTCGGGCAATGCCTAAAGCAATATCTAGCATTTTGTTGGGTGCTAGGAGTTGTTGAGAAATATTGGAAATATGTGTGAATATGTATTTCTCCAGTGACTCGTTAGGCATGAATTCATAAATAAGAGCCCGTCTCATTCCTTCGGAGCAAAAGCCCAAAAGACGGACGATATTTGCATGGTGGATTAGTCCAATGGTTGCAACTTCATTGATGAATTCCTCTCCCTCTCCTGTAGAGCACTCTAGCATCTTCACTGCCACAGGAACTCCATTTGGTAGCTCTCCTTTGTATACACTTCCAAATCCACCCTGGCCTAGTTTATCCTTGAATCGTCTTGCCATCTTCTTAACTTCAGGGAAAGTGTACCTTGTGGGTTTCGATGTGCCATATGCCTTGAGAAACATTTCAACCTTCATATTTATCTCTTCATTGTACCTTGACTTCAAGGACAGATAGATCGTTGTGGCCACCATCACCGAAAGAACTATAAATGCGGCTACAGATGATGTAGCTGCATAAACAGAAGTAGAAATCATCACACTGCAGGCTAGAAAGCCATCTCTTAGTGATTGGCTGATCGTGATAAGGATTAGAGAAACAAGAGTCAGGGACTCAGGGTAGCCATTACTAAGACATTAGTGTGTGCTCTGgatatttttttagttttattgGAATGAATTGAAAGGTGTGGTCGTGTTGATTGAAGCAGTACCTGCAATGACTTTGACACGTGAGCCTGCAAATACCAAAAAATAAAATAGCATTCAGTTGATGGTTTGGTAAGTAAAACTGAATTTCACTTCATGAAAAACAGGGAAGTCATAGCTATAAGAGGTGGCTCCTTTTCAAACAGTAGCAGGAAAACTCATTTCAAGCAGGGAAATGTGTGGCTTTGGTTG from Triticum aestivum cultivar Chinese Spring chromosome 3B, IWGSC CS RefSeq v2.1, whole genome shotgun sequence includes these protein-coding regions:
- the LOC123068303 gene encoding rust resistance kinase Lr10-like, with translation MSKILPIAILLLCLLSHGPGMATVSAWDDKDFFRYCPPSWCSKDGPEIRFPLRLESSNSSSSCGATCAKITCSGQDTILLHPLLGPCKVTAIDYSRASFSIVPLVDSCPLQKLISINLPAIADVNRCALYESTPGTLVHCSSVFTPSGTAEFAGDIYPKNTADYIVGPISCFSNQTLLAYLVMPRLYMHVLPLDCKVISHGNIPIPNPSTSMHDPTFKQLSEKIINFAEITANWEYSNWDNDGSIPSSCTQCELHGRRCAFSSERHQVFCMDKRPHGSRVKVIAATSSVAAFIVLSVMVATTIYLSLKSRYNEEINMKVEMFLKAYGTSKPTRYTFPEVKKMARRFKDKLGQGGFGSVYKGELPNGVPVAVKMLECSTGEGEEFINEVATIGLIHHANIVRLLGFCSEGMRRALIYEFMPNESLEKYIFTHISNISQQLLAPNKMLDIALGIARGMEYLHQGCNQRILHFDIKPHNILLDYNFNPKISDFGLAKLCARDQSIVTLTAARGTMGYIAPELYSRNFGGVSYKSDVYSFGMLVLEMVSGRRNSDPSVESQNEVYLPEWIYEKITNEHECELTLEMTAEDKEKMRQLTIVALWCIQWNPKNRPSLTKVVNMLTGRLQNLQIPPKPFVSSENHPTT